TCATCCTGGTAAATTTGATAACCCAGAATTGTTAGATCATTGCGCGCAGTCAGGTCGCTGTCGATCGGTAGATACTGTATTTTTTTTTCTACTTCCATTTGGCGGCTTGTTAATTTCGCGTGTGTTCAGCGCGCTGGCTCTACCATGCTATGTACATTCTGGGTTGGTCCTAAGCAGTAGTAATAATAGAACAAAACACAGTAGAGTATAATTTAGGGCAGTCCACCCACCCAGCTGTGGCACGTCAAAATGAAGCTAGTCAAAGCTGGATGCGTGCAAACATTTTAGTTTgggaaaactttgtttttgccactctagcttttgaccactttgcttatgccactctagaatttGACATATCACTTTTGCCACACTTAGGTTTTGACAATATATCACAATTGCCATTCTGTGGCAAAAGCAATAATTTTAGAGTGGCAATTGTGATACATTGTCGAAatctaagagtggcaaaagtgaaatgaAAAGTTATTGCTTTTGCCACGGAATGGCATTTGTGATGTATTGTCAAaaactaagagtggcaaaagtgatatgtcaaattctagagtggcataagTAAAGTGGTCAAAagctagagtggcaaaaacaaagttttcccTTTTAGTTTTGGTTGGAAATTGCAATAATAATCGTCTCTTTGTAGTACTCCCTCccttagtacaaagttgagtcatctattttggaacggagggagtagtgatGAGGCACCATCCTTTGATTAACATTTTGTACCTCACGACCTCATCAACTTGAATGTTCCCAGGAAAGAAAGAAGGGCCAATTGGCCCATATATCATGCCCTCACCACCCCACCTAGAGGAACTGCAATCAGGAAAGTTGTTGGCTGGTATCCTGCTTATCATGGATTCATGTTGCTAGAATGATGGGAAGGCCGGGATAGTATAATATGGTTGGTTTCGGTCTTAAATAATCTAGGGGCATTCGGTTATATTCTGAATTACCGTGAGATCGTCCAAGCATCTGAAATTCTGAACATGCAGGATACCGGTTCATGTTCCTTCAGTTCCTGTTAGAAGGCCGGCTGTGTTTCAGTTTATCTCTCCTTTTCGGTTTGGCCGTACTTTGTCTAATTCGCTTTACTTCTGAACTACTCCTTAGTGAGCCGATGTGTGAACTATTGTTTCATTATGGTAATGGAGCTGGGGAGAGCCTCCCTGTTTGTCTAAAAAGGGTACCGGTTCACGTTTTGTAACCAATTTCCACTCAATCTATACACCGGCTCCCCTTCAAATTTTGTGGTTGACTGAAAATGGGGAAATTTTGTGGTTAACTGAAAATGGGGGCTGATTGTGATTCAATTTGTGCAGGTGTGCATAATGAACTGGTATACAACAAAAGTCAGGAACTGATGGATGAGTTGGCCGTCGAGGCATTCAAGGAGTCACTGGTATGCTCTGTTACCCCTGTGTCTGTGTATAATTTCGTTGCGCAAACGAGCACTTTGTGCAACGGATTCATTTGCGTGACGCATGTTTTGGGATGCAAGCTTAAAATGCAATGCTACGAGCATCTTTTTAGTGAAAACTATGAGGATTATTTCTCGTGCAGTGTTCATATTTGTGAAATCCTGTGTCCTGTTTTGCTTTTCATAGTTTCCGTAAGGAATTGATACATGTGCCTTTGATTGGGAAACTTACAAGGTCCACACCAAGGCACGGATTGTTGAGGGAGATGCTGGAAATGTTATTTGCCGAGAAGCAGAGCGACTGAAGCCAGCAGCTGTCATTATTGGCACACGTGGTCGAAGCCTTATTCAGAGGTATCCATCTCCTAAACCACAGTTCAGTTCCGACTGTGGCAAACCTTGATAACCCGAGGAGCTAATGAGTTAGCTCTGTAGTTCATTACCTTGGCCAACATTATAATATCTGGTAATTCGGAGGCATAATTCTAGTATTATCCCATCAAGATAAGATTTGCATACGAGAGTCTATCAAAGGTGTATTGCCAAAGCCCTTTTGTTGTTCTTGTTCAGTTTACATATCAACATATCTTCGTTTTAATATTGGCATAGTTACACAGTTCAAGTGCACATCATACTTGATTTGTGAGCATACATTTTCTCACTGATTCACCATCTAAAAGCAAGTCTACTAGTTTGTTGTGAAACGAAAACTGCTAAGCCCATTAATTTTATTAGAGGGAAAGGGCTCTAAGCCCATGATCTAATTCAATGTTTCAAGAATCTGGCCTGATTGTGGCTAGGTATGCTTCAGTTAGTGCATGAAAATAACATCAACTTCAGTGCTCTTTAAGAGAATATATGTGATAGCTTGAGTATTTGTTGTGAAACCACAAAGGGCACTAAAAAATGTTCAATGTTGTTTTCTTATTTCTACCATTTGATGTATCGTCATATTTTATTGCGGCCCATGAGCTGAAGATATATTATCAAGTCCACCTTTAACTTTGCCCTTTTATTGTAGTGTGTTGCAGGGAAGTGTCAGTGAGTATTGCTTCCACAACTGTAAAGCAGCACCAGTTATCATTGTCCCAGGCAAAGGTTAGTTCGAGTTCTTACTTCATGATAGTCCACACTCCACAACTTGCATGAAATAAAGAGTGTCAGATAGAAGTGCTAGTGCCAAATCTAGCATGTGCGTCTGTGTATGCCCAGATTTGTATGCATTGGTGGATGCAAGTGGATAATTTCTAGCAGTTCCGAGGAAATTTTTGCCACAAGATATTCAAGCAAATGACTTTGCCGTTTCTCTACAAGTCCACCTTATTTTCACAGAGAGTAATTTCTGCTGTTCCTCACAGCAAATCTGCGCTCGGTTAAAAAGGCTCATTTTCCTTTTCACACTCACACTGTAATGTTgttgatgattctgttttcctcaAAACAATTCTTTAATTCAGTGTTTGTTTGTGATGGCAAAATATCCACTTGATAAAAAATGTTTTAGTGTAACTTTCTTGACCGAGTCGCAATGAGAGCATAGTTATCTTATGCTGTTGCTTTTTTGTGGCAAAACATATTTGATGGTTTAAAGAGATACTGAAATTTGAGTAGTACCCATGAAAATCTGAAACAATACACCTTGCTCGAGAGGGATCTGGGTGCACTTATGTTCATCAGAAGTTATTGCCAGTGATGATGTGCATACGAGTTATCTTCTACTTCGAGTATAAGTAAGGTTGAATTATGTCTTTGCAGAAGCTGGCGAACAGTCTGTGCTTTAAAGAGGGGACAATAAGTAGGAGACAGCGGCGCATTTGGTTTGGTGTTGCACTTTCAGTTTAATGTAATTTATCTGATAAGACGTGTGCATGTTATTGTTCTGGATTTGTTTGTAGTGAGAATATTTATTCTGAACAAGGTAGCGAGAATTTATTGTAAATGCTTTTGCTGTAATCTGAACCCTTTGTGTAGCTCGGTAGTGAAGAATTTGCGGATTGCTTATGATTCGGTACACTAGCAATACAAGAATATAACTTCACACACAAATGTGCTTCTGTTTCCATTGCTGACAGAATACTGCATTAGTTCAGTTGCTATGAATAAAGAATCTTCAGCCACACGTATAGTTGCACTTAAAACTCCAGGAATGAGAATTAATCCCGCTTACATTTCCATTTTGAGATTGTCTAGCAAACAGTCACCTGCAAGGGAAAGTAGCAGCCTGATTCAGGGGAAATGTTCTTCTGAAGTTAAAAATAGCACAAAATGGACACTCGAGTCCTGACACTGCATCGCATACTAGAAATATGAATTCATATATTCATTACAGGACCAACATTGCAGCTTATTCGAGTTTCAATGTGTTCATGGCACATGCTTCCTGTGCTCAGCTTGACCATACACATGCATCTTCCAAATTGTACAAATGAAGCAAATACTAATTGACTCATTTTTTTTGTCAGAGTTCTGTGATGAGATTCTTTAATCGTCTGTCAGTATAGCAGCTATGTGATGACCACTAGCCAACTGTaacattttatttttctttgACTAACTCTGTATCTATGTTCTTTGACATGAGTATTCAGAACAAAGCAAGCTTTGCTTCACGGAAGCAGCTACTCACTTTGAACTGGCTGAAACTGTGCATCAAACCCACTGAACAAATGCTGAGACGCAATGTCCCAAGCAGCAGCTCCATTCACCTGcaacaaacacacagcaaaaaCAGGAAGTTCAGAATATCATCTACCAGAATCATGCATCATACTACCAAAGGACGGTTCATCTCCTGGGACATACGTCGAGGCATGATTCGACGGACGCGGCGGCTGACATCGACACCGGTGTGGCAGCCGCCGATGGGGGCGCGCTCTGCGCCGCCGGGTACGGGTTGTTGACGAGCATGTCCTGCCCGAACCCGGCAGCCGGTTGTTGCATCTGCTGCATGGTAGCGCTGCTCATCTGAAGGCAGGACGGGTCCAGCTGCCCCTGGTGCATCGGCAGCGTCGTCATGGAGGGGCCGCACGCCTGGTTCATCCGCCTGCCGCCGAAGAGGTCGTCGACGATGTTGAAGTTCACCACCGGGTTGGAGGCGGCGATCTTCATGGACAGGAACTGCGTGCGTGCAGCCATGTCCAACGGTAAGAAGCATGCAGCGTGATCTCCGATGAACGGACACCGAGAGAAATACAGTAGATTCAAGCTGGTTTGGTCTGGTTGATGCGTCGTGCGTACCTCGACCTGCTTCTGCAGGGACTGGACGTAGTTGATGATCTCGTCGAGCATGCCGGCCTTGCCGGTGACCTTGTCGCAGCCGGGCACCAGCTCCTGCAGGTACCTCATCCGCTCGCTGATCCGCTCCCGCCTCACCTGCATCATGCGCATCAGGATCAAATTGTGCACATATATACACAAGATTAATTGTTCTTTCTAGGAGACTAGGAGTATCAATACATACCCGTTCGGCGAGGCTGTGGCTGTCCGTGGCCTGCCCGCGGCGGGCTCGGACGTGGATGTAGTCGGTCTTCTGGCCGGCGGCCGCCGGCTCCGGCTTCTTCCTGGCGCACGCCTTGGCTTTCTCCGGCCTCCCTTTCGCCGCCGCTCCAGCCTCGTCAGGATCGCACAGCTGCTGCTTCCCTCTCGGCCTCTTGCAGTCGTCCTGGCAAAGCTTTTTTGTCAGTCAAAGACTGGCACACCAATAATAAGCAGAGCGCAGCTCGAGGCTCACGCAGAGACAGAGGTTCGCAGCGCATGTACAAGAACATCGTCCGACTCACCTTTGCGTCTACATACGCGTCAGGTTTTCTCTTAGtggagccgccgccgctgctggcGCTACCGCTGCAGGAGAAGGAGTTGCCGGCGCCGTTGCTGGTgcccggcggcggtggcgcgccgAAGGCCGCGTAGCACGCGCCGCTGAGGTCCGGCCACTCCTGCTGCTGCAGGTACCCGAACGCGCCGCACAATGCGCGGTACTTGTCGTCGTCGTCGAGCAGGCCCTGGAAATGGCTCTCCACGGATGACGCCTCCCGCGGCGCCGCCGGACCCGGACCGCCGCCGCAGTGCGCCATTAATCAGCGCCGCGCCAAGATCGATCGATTAAGTCGGGGCGAAGCTTTGGTTGATTCTTCTTGGTGCAGTGCAACTAACTACGGATCTTCGAAGACAAGCAACGAGgtgaggcgaggcgaggcgaggcggcgtaGGGCTTGTGCCTGAAGCTTGCGTGTCCCTGTCTCCCTCCCCGGCCCTCTTTTGTGCTCCCCGGAATTTTTCCTAATCCATATATATAGAGGGAATGATAGGTGGCTGTGTAGGAAGTAATCGTACTTTTCCTGCGAGATTGGATTGGATTGGGCCCTTTCCTTTAGGTGTGATCATGTGAGGTAGGGCAGGGCTGGGTAAAGGAGGGCCGGGGCCCTGTGTTTCAGCTGGCAGATGCATGCAGTGCAGTGGCTAGCAAGTCCCGCTCAGGCCCCTCCATTTGTCTGCAAATTGGTAAGTGGCTCGTTCCCACATCTGCCTTAATTTGTAAGGCTGCTGCGCTGTCGACCGGTGAGGCTAGGAGACCGGTTATGATGTGTGAACGATAGCCATTGATCAGAAATGGGTATACGAAACTTTTTTTTCTCGAGCAATCAATAGTAGCTTTGCCTCTTCATATAGAAGAAGAAAAATTGACAAGTTAACAAGAAAAACTGACCGAAAACCGATACAACCGTGTTACACAGAGACACACACCAGCCAAAGCTCCATGGTCTCGAAACGGCCGACTTTGGTTCAGCTCTCGGGGCGATGCTGCACCTCAAGCGAGCCGATGACCTTGTCACCCAAGAGACCATAGTCAACACCCTACAATACGACCCGGGTTGCCGCTCCAGGCCTCCAGCTTACAAACCTCAACAACACACACCGGCCCCGAGGTTGCATACCAGACGAGCCAACGATTCTGCAACCCATGTTACCAGAATCGACACCCTACAACACAGACGCTCTCCGAAGCCGTGGCGGTTCCGGCTTCCAAATTGGGCCCTAGGCCACGTACCCGATGAGTTGACATATCTGCCACCCAAGTGACCAAACTCCGACACCCAGGAACACAAATCCGCTCTCACAAGCCGCCACTCTGGCATCCACACCGACCCCGAGGCCGCACGCCTTCACATGAAAATATCTTGGTCTCCACGGTAAACAGGGGAAATCCGAGTCTCGATCTCAAACGGGATCTTGAATGAGAAGTACATCATGGTATTATTTCTCAGGTTTTCAATATAAGCTGGGAGGTAAGTCTATTGTCCGAAGAAATGATAGTGCGTTTCTCAGTATTAACATGACTTGCTAATAATATGTGCCTAAATCATTCACTTCCATAATTTTACCGTGGTTGTTGAATTGTGTTGTGATGCGCTGAACTTATCGTATAATTGACCTAGAAGCTATGATCACAAAATGAGGAGAAAAAAAAACAGGTAACCGAACGGTGAAATTAACAGAAACAGGCCGCGCATATGAGACTACCCAGTGAAAATGAACAGCTAAGAAATGAAGGACCCCTTTGTGCATGCAGTGAAACAAGAGGGCTGCTCTCTGAGTTTTGACGGAGGCTACAAAAGGACGACTGGCGCGGTGACAGCTGCTGCAATAACCGCATGGACAGCTCTATCCTCTCCTCTCTGCGTGCACTCACTCGCACACCGGCCCCCACCACCGCACATCCGCCACGTGTACACTGCATTAAGACGGCGAGATCGCCGGATTAATGATAACAACCCTTTGGCCATTACTGTCGGAAATTGTGCTTTGCGTTGTCGCTAATACGATGATCAGTATACGTGCACGTCGGCTTAATTCCTCTGGCACCATCAGTCCTCTTCTGATACCAGTACTGACGATGATGATGGATGAGACCTGCGACAGTGTAGTGATTTTTGTCGATTTTCGTGTACTTTAGttcgttgctttatatataaatcGGGTCGAAAGCCTGATTTGAGTGTTTCTTTTTTTTCAATTCGTCCGCGGCCGGAGCATTTGCAGTATCTTGAGAATGTTGTGATATTTATGTGAAATCGTTGGTGTTCATGTTTGAATGAAGCTACAAAGGTCGAGGATCCTCAACGTTTTTTGTTCAATTGTTTTTCGTTGGTGTTCACAAATTGGTCGATATGTTTTTGGAAGTTTGTCCATATCGTTGCTGAGCGATACATTTAGTACGCATCATGCATGGAGTAATTTAGTTTTTAAGTTTCCGTTTATGACAAAGTGATTTGGAGttttgctgcttcttcttcttcttcttcttcttcgataAAGCAATCTTTTATTATTTTTTACGAggaaaactttcaatctattcatcttcaatcatggtagtacaacgaacactagaaataataaaaaatacatcCAGATCCAGTATTTTTTATTGACTTCAAGTATTGCATCAAGGCGATACAAAGCGGAAAAAGTTTGCATCCGGACTTTACATAGTTAAGATAcacacatactccctccgtccgaaaaatcTTGTCTctcaaatgaatgtatctagcaccaagttagtgctagatacatccatttgaggaaTAAGTTTGGGATAAGATTTTTCAGACGGAAGGAGTATCACATATGATACAACAAAAGCAATTGACTGCTAAGTGCTATAAATTAATTTATGCAAAGCGTAAGAAAACTAGCCCATCTGGAATTGATAACCTGAATGTTCTGAAGTTCCCTAATTAGCAGGGTAGCTTAGCGGTCACCGTTTTGTCGAGCGGCTTCAGCTAAAGGTGGGAAGAATCACTGATTCAGATGATAGGACCTACCTACCCAGCTCGTGGTCACTGGTCAGTGGAGCTAGCAAGTCACCGTTGGTCGTTTGCATTGCTCCCTCCGGCGTGGTCGCAGTCATggacgcgtccagcgcccgcACCACACAGGCCGATGGAGCGAGCGCCACCGCAGTAGCCGCGGCTGGCTACGTGCGTGCTCTAGCCCCATACGTACATGCATCGCATGCCCATCAGCCCATCATCCTCATAGCACCAACCCAGCCAAACCTCTCGTCTACCTTGTCGGCCCTGCAGTCCGCTACTGCTCCGGAGCAGCCAGCGCCAGACGATGCATCAcgcatgcacgcatgcatgcaacgtCCTCCTCGAGAACGGACGGGGTTCCTGTTCCGTTCGGGAAAGGGCCGGCGTCCCCGCGTCCTCCGCCTCCTCTTGTGGGCAGACACGGTCAGAGTCAGGTCGACCGGAAATTCAAGGAGATCGATCAGGCAGGCAGAGGCATGCCAGTATGTGCATGCAGGTGCAGGTGCCCTCTGATGATGAGGCTCATATCAATTGCAGGTCGTCGATGCATGGATGGATGGGCCTCTGTCAGGCCCATGCGATGCATGCATGCACTGCGGGGTGGGGGAGGTGGGTTGTGTGTGGCTTGTCTTGTATTTGTCGCTGCCGGCGGGAGGCGCGGCAGAGGGGATCTCTGCCGGTGCGCCCAACAGGGCCCCTGAAAACCACCGGTGAGCAGACACCCCACATGCGCACCTCCGGCCCGCCCCATTGTCCCGTGTGGTGTGGCAACGCTCGGCATTCCTTCCACCGCACCACCTTCGCTCGCAGGCGCTTTATTAATCTTGATCCTCGGGGAGGGAAGCATGCATTGACACGCCACGGAAGGGGAGATTATAGAAAGACAAGTGAAACAAAATATATGTATCTTTTAGAGCTTAATTAACAAACAGGACATGGAAGATGGATGCGTTGCACTGGCTCCACCATCGGCCGATCCTCTCTCTGCTTCAATTGTTGCGCGTCTGTGTCACCAGCTCTTCTCGTTAGCTGGCCTATCAATCGCTCAAAAGTGACCAACGATGTGGAATTGCCATCGCAgatccagcagcagcagcagcagcaccatGCTTTCGTTCTGGACGCAATTCGATCTGATGGAAACAGGCCGGATTTCTGCGGTGCACGCAAGTGGCTGCTTGCTTCTCTGATCCTCATCATCGTCCCCTGTTTGCTGGTGCGGATCACCTTGCCTTGGTTATCGTGGACACTGAAATTAACCTTTTGTCGTGATGCAGCCCCAACTTGGCAGCATGTTAATCTTTGCTTCAGTTCTGTCTGACTAGGATGCGTGTAAATGGCCGTAAACCAGAGGTCAAACGGCATTTTGTTTTAGAGTTGCCGATGAATACTTCACGAAAGACGCCTTCATCCCCGCTTTATAGGTGAAGCACAGGACCCCGCATGTTTAGGGCTCCTTTGATTCAAAGAAATTTTATAGAATTTTTGAAGAGTCAAAATCCTTAGGCTTTTTTTTACAATggttgtttgattcataggattgaaTCTTATAGGAATTTTACCTATGTAATCATGTGTACTAGATTTCATTGaaaatctagcatccactccaatcTCTTTcgtcattttttttgtttttcccgTGGCATCAAACACTTTGTGCTAATCCTACGGGATTCAAGTGGGCATGCCACTTCAATCTTTTATTTTTCCTATTCCTACATTTTTAagaatcctacgaatcaaagagggcCTTAAACAAGGttccaaacaaaaaaatgaaagCAGGTGATGCGGTAGCCATCCATCCAACCATAACCACATACATTTTAAACCGGATTCCAACTAACCGAATGAATTACATGCAAACCAGGTGATTTTTATATAAATTGGACCACATTCATTACATTTCAGACAATTTTCATTAAAAAAGGACCGAACCTAAGTCTAGCCTACGGCGGCGCCAATCGTCCAAATCCTTGTTGTTCCCTTCTGGTTACCATGTCGTCCTTCTACTGTCTTTATGAGCGACGGGGgtaagacccgtgaagtgaaggcgCGGTCTCCGACAAGGAAGAGtagaactgaaggaaatatgccctagaggcaataataaagttgttatttatatatccttatatcatgataaatgtttattattcatgctagaattgtattaaccggaaacttagtacatgtgtgaatacatagactaaactgagtgtccctagtatgcctctacttgactagctcgttgatcaaagatggttatgtttcctgaccatagacatgtgttgtcatttgataaacgggatcacatcattagagaatgatgtgatggacaagactcatccgttagcttagcattatgatcgtttagttttattgctattgccttcttcatgacttatacatattcctctgactatgagattatgcaactcccgaataccggaggaacaccttgtgtgctatcaaacgtcacaacgtaactgggtgattataaagatgctctataggtgtttccttaggtgtttgttgggttggcatagatcaagattaggatttgtcactccgtgtatcggagaggtatctctgggccctctcggtaatgcacatcactataagccttgcaagcaatgtgactaatgagttagttgcaggatgatgcattatggaacgagtaaagagacttgccggtaacgagattgaactaggtatgaggataccgacgatcgaatctcgggcaagtaacatactgatgacaaagggaatgacatatgttgttatgtggtttgaccgataaagatcttcgtagaatatgtaggagccaatatgagcatccaggttccgctattggttattgaccagagatgtgtctcggtcatgtctacatagttttcaaacccgtagggtccgcacgcttaacgatcgatgacgatttgtattatgagttgtgtgttttggtgaccgaagtttgtttggagtcctggatgagatcacggacatgatgaggagtctcgaaatggtcgagaggtaaagattcatatattggaaggttgtattcggacatcggaatggttccgagtgattcgggtattttccggagtaccgaggggttaccggaaccccccggggaagtgttgggccaacatgggcctaagggagagagagggaagcccgtGGGGGGTGGCCGCGTGCCCCCCTcctagggagtccgaataggacaaggaggagggggcggcgccccccttccctttccctctccctctccttcctattcCGTCCGatggagaaaggaaaggggggggg
The sequence above is a segment of the Aegilops tauschii subsp. strangulata cultivar AL8/78 chromosome 6, Aet v6.0, whole genome shotgun sequence genome. Coding sequences within it:
- the LOC109786262 gene encoding universal stress protein PHOS32 — protein: METVEEDVEEYSWREVVLPRLIPVVPHAAPELERETGERRRGRDLLVAIDFGPNSRHAFRWALAHLARIADTLHLVHAVSSVHNELVYNKSQELMDELAVEAFKESLVHTKARIVEGDAGNVICREAERLKPAAVIIGTRGRSLIQSVLQGSVSEYCFHNCKAAPVIIVPGKEAGEQSVL
- the LOC109786261 gene encoding basic helix-loop-helix protein 79 is translated as MAHCGGGPGPAAPREASSVESHFQGLLDDDDKYRALCGAFGYLQQQEWPDLSGACYAAFGAPPPPGTSNGAGNSFSCSGSASSGGGSTKRKPDAYVDAKDDCKRPRGKQQLCDPDEAGAAAKGRPEKAKACARKKPEPAAAGQKTDYIHVRARRGQATDSHSLAERVRRERISERMRYLQELVPGCDKVTGKAGMLDEIINYVQSLQKQVEFLSMKIAASNPVVNFNIVDDLFGGRRMNQACGPSMTTLPMHQGQLDPSCLQMSSATMQQMQQPAAGFGQDMLVNNPYPAAQSAPPSAAATPVSMSAAASVESCLDVNGAAAWDIASQHLFSGFDAQFQPVQSDCLLDNLKMEM